One window of the Candidatus Falkowbacteria bacterium genome contains the following:
- a CDS encoding 23S rRNA (pseudouridine(1915)-N(3))-methyltransferase RlmH, whose amino-acid sequence MLSPVTIVAFGKVKEAHYVAAVSEYLKRLKPYAKVEVVELKAESFAEDNHQKTKRVEAERLREYLSGRKQTAVMLLDERGKEYTSSELSEYWQKMDQELVLVIGGSLGFAPEILTEHKNHLALSRLTLPHELVRVVLAEQLYRAVTIAIGKTYHY is encoded by the coding sequence ATGCTGTCACCTGTAACAATAGTCGCTTTCGGCAAGGTAAAAGAGGCTCATTACGTGGCTGCCGTTTCGGAATACCTGAAACGGCTTAAGCCCTATGCCAAGGTTGAAGTCGTCGAACTCAAGGCCGAAAGCTTTGCAGAAGACAACCACCAGAAAACGAAAAGGGTAGAAGCCGAACGCTTGCGGGAATATCTGTCAGGCCGCAAGCAGACAGCGGTAATGCTTCTAGATGAGCGGGGCAAGGAATATACTTCTAGCGAGTTATCGGAGTATTGGCAAAAAATGGACCAAGAGCTGGTCCTGGTAATCGGCGGCAGTCTCGGTTTTGCACCGGAAATACTGACTGAGCACAAGAATCATCTGGCCTTGTCGCGCCTGACTTTGCCCCACGAACTGGTGAGGGTAGTCTTGGCGGAGCAGCTCTACCGTGCAGTCACAATTGCCATCGGCAAGACCTATCATTATTAA
- the typA gene encoding translational GTPase TypA, giving the protein MENLNLRNVAIIAHVDHGKTTLVDALLRQSKTELGKDGGNSDLIMDSNELEKERGITIFSKNASVNWQGTKVNIIDTPGHADFGGEVERVLSMADGVLLLVDAKEGPMPQTRFVLRKALEMKHRVIVVINKIDKPDARPDYVLNATFDLFIELGADDDLADFPVVYASAKQGLAGNEPDLAKMTDISPIFEAILKYVPAPKVDTEAPLQMLITTIGADNYKGRIAIGRIYRGKIAAAQEVVHINREGQSKKCRITSLMSFEGLGKMEVKEAQAGDIVALAGITDATIGETVADPLTPEALPVLKLEEPTVKMSFMINDSPFAGKEGKFTTSRQINERLMKELETDMALRIEPGEGTSWLVSGRGELHLAILIERLRREGYEIQVARPQVIVKVVDGKNLVPFERVFIEVPEVSSGAVIQKLGSRNGQLQEMRLENGITFLEFVIPTRGLFGYRSEFIVDTRGFGIMNSMFEQFAPDPGNWREREQGSLVAFESGASNLYGLTNVQDRGTLFISPAVTVYKGQVIGQHSRGGDLRVNVCKAKELSNMRSKGDGVAEHFNAPKEMGLEDALEYIGDDELVEVTPLNIRIRKMVLDENEAKRLAKMGK; this is encoded by the coding sequence ATGGAAAATCTCAATTTACGCAATGTCGCGATAATCGCTCACGTTGACCACGGCAAAACTACGCTTGTGGATGCTTTGCTACGCCAATCCAAGACCGAACTCGGTAAGGACGGCGGTAATTCGGACCTGATCATGGATTCCAATGAGCTGGAGAAAGAGCGTGGCATCACTATTTTTTCAAAAAACGCTTCGGTCAATTGGCAGGGGACTAAAGTTAATATCATCGATACTCCGGGCCATGCCGATTTCGGCGGCGAAGTGGAGCGCGTCCTGTCAATGGCTGATGGCGTGCTGCTGTTAGTCGATGCCAAAGAGGGGCCGATGCCTCAGACCCGTTTCGTCTTGCGTAAGGCGTTGGAGATGAAGCATCGTGTCATCGTGGTCATCAACAAGATCGACAAGCCTGACGCTCGTCCGGACTATGTCTTGAATGCGACTTTCGACCTCTTTATCGAGCTGGGGGCTGACGACGACTTGGCTGACTTTCCGGTCGTCTACGCTTCGGCTAAGCAAGGGTTGGCTGGCAATGAACCGGATCTTGCCAAAATGACGGACATCAGCCCGATTTTTGAAGCTATACTGAAATATGTGCCAGCACCGAAAGTCGATACCGAAGCGCCTTTGCAGATGCTGATTACCACCATCGGTGCCGACAATTATAAAGGACGCATCGCTATCGGCCGTATTTATCGCGGCAAGATAGCCGCAGCACAGGAAGTGGTCCACATCAATCGCGAAGGCCAATCCAAAAAATGCCGCATAACTTCCTTGATGTCATTCGAAGGCTTGGGCAAGATGGAAGTCAAAGAGGCCCAGGCGGGCGATATCGTCGCCTTAGCCGGTATCACTGACGCCACGATCGGCGAAACTGTGGCTGACCCACTCACCCCGGAAGCTTTGCCTGTTTTGAAATTGGAAGAGCCGACCGTCAAGATGAGCTTCATGATCAATGACTCACCTTTTGCCGGCAAGGAAGGCAAGTTCACTACTTCGCGCCAGATCAATGAACGCTTGATGAAAGAGCTCGAGACCGACATGGCCCTGCGCATAGAACCAGGTGAGGGCACAAGCTGGCTCGTCTCCGGCCGCGGCGAACTGCACTTGGCCATCCTGATCGAGCGCTTGCGCCGTGAAGGTTATGAAATCCAGGTTGCCCGCCCGCAGGTCATCGTCAAAGTGGTAGATGGAAAGAATCTGGTGCCTTTCGAACGTGTTTTCATCGAAGTCCCGGAAGTCTCATCGGGCGCGGTCATCCAGAAATTGGGTAGCCGTAACGGCCAATTGCAGGAAATGCGCCTGGAAAACGGTATCACCTTCCTGGAATTCGTCATTCCGACACGCGGCTTGTTCGGCTATCGCAGTGAGTTCATCGTTGATACTCGCGGATTCGGCATTATGAATAGCATGTTCGAGCAATTCGCTCCCGACCCAGGCAACTGGCGCGAGCGCGAGCAAGGTTCACTGGTCGCCTTCGAAAGCGGCGCTTCGAACCTTTATGGCCTGACCAATGTCCAGGATCGCGGTACTTTGTTTATCAGTCCGGCAGTCACGGTCTACAAGGGCCAGGTCATCGGTCAGCACTCCCGCGGCGGCGACTTGCGCGTCAACGTTTGCAAAGCCAAGGAGCTTTCCAATATGCGTTCCAAAGGTGACGGCGTGGCTGAACATTTCAACGCCCCGAAGGAAATGGGGCTGGAAGACGCTCTGGAGTACATCGGCGACGATGAATTGGTCGAGGTGACGCCTTTGAACATCCGCATCCGCAAGATGGTTCTGGATGAGAATGAGGCCAAGCGCTTGGCCAAGATGGGCAAATAA